Proteins encoded by one window of Candidatus Finniella inopinata:
- a CDS encoding transposase, with protein MSIKYEHVHLFCHQTMWELEKGLEHYLIFYNTKRRHQGIKNKRPADLYLVGEMKEAA; from the coding sequence GTGTCTATTAAGTATGAACATGTCCATCTTTTCTGCCATCAAACCATGTGGGAGCTCGAAAAGGGCTTGGAGCACTATTTGATCTTTTACAATACGAAACGCCGCCATCAGGGGATCAAGAACAAACGTCCGGCTGATTTATATCTGGTGGGGGAAATGAAAGAGGCTGCCTAA